In Halorhabdus tiamatea SARL4B, a genomic segment contains:
- a CDS encoding UPF0179 family protein encodes MTQITLLGTRLAEPDTEFVYQGESPACEGCPYRDQCLNLDVGRRYRVTSIREGASTLECAVHDDGVTAVEVEPAPIRANVSSQNAFAGSKVELEGACPHEECPSHDLCEPAGADFETTYRIDSVLGEPPHDYCMLDRDLTKVELAPPEGE; translated from the coding sequence ATGACTCAGATCACGCTTCTCGGAACTCGCCTCGCGGAACCCGACACGGAGTTCGTCTATCAGGGTGAATCACCTGCCTGCGAGGGGTGTCCCTATCGCGACCAGTGTCTCAATCTCGACGTAGGTCGGCGGTATCGGGTGACGTCCATCCGCGAGGGAGCGAGTACGCTCGAGTGTGCCGTCCACGACGACGGCGTCACTGCCGTCGAGGTCGAACCCGCCCCGATCCGGGCAAACGTCTCGAGCCAGAACGCCTTCGCCGGTAGCAAGGTCGAACTCGAGGGAGCGTGTCCCCACGAGGAGTGCCCGAGCCACGACCTCTGTGAACCGGCAGGGGCCGACTTCGAGACGACCTACCGGATCGACAGTGTGCTCGGCGAACCGCCACACGACTACTGCATGCTGGATCGGGACCTCACGAAAGTCGAACTCGCGCCGCCCGAAGGGGAGTGA
- a CDS encoding DUF5820 family protein has translation MSDELPSGWDAWSEEPTRLVLVYRPDVFDAGEFPAPCLPTLYVTKGSRDRRPGRPDPDADDPWHVTLYLEPEIEGVTAVYDDRDAALGGALDLARDFAAGEFDYRSWYQVPRPAYLDRLDELTGRGT, from the coding sequence GTGAGCGACGAGTTGCCGTCGGGATGGGACGCCTGGAGCGAAGAGCCGACCAGACTCGTCCTCGTCTATCGCCCGGACGTCTTCGACGCCGGCGAGTTTCCGGCCCCGTGTCTGCCGACGCTGTACGTGACCAAGGGTTCGCGTGACCGCCGCCCCGGTCGCCCGGACCCCGACGCCGACGACCCCTGGCACGTGACACTCTACCTCGAACCCGAAATCGAGGGAGTCACAGCGGTTTACGACGATCGGGACGCCGCGCTCGGGGGCGCGCTCGACCTGGCGCGGGACTTTGCGGCGGGCGAGTTCGACTATCGCTCGTGGTATCAGGTGCCCCGGCCGGCGTATCTCGATCGCCTCGACGAACTCACCGGTCGAGGGACTTAA
- a CDS encoding secondary thiamine-phosphate synthase enzyme YjbQ, translated as MAETLSISTDERLSVLDVTDRVAAALPADADGTATVFVPHTTAAVTVNEGEPRLVDDLETAFAELVDDDGWAHDQIDNNADSHIRASLIGPSVTVPVSDGSLDLGTWQSILFVECDGPRTRSLEVRTG; from the coding sequence ATGGCAGAAACGCTCTCGATCAGCACCGACGAGCGACTGTCCGTCCTCGACGTGACCGATCGCGTGGCTGCTGCCCTGCCCGCCGACGCGGACGGCACGGCGACGGTGTTCGTCCCGCATACGACGGCCGCCGTCACAGTCAACGAAGGCGAGCCCCGGCTCGTCGACGACCTCGAGACGGCGTTCGCCGAACTGGTCGACGACGACGGCTGGGCACACGATCAGATCGACAACAACGCCGATTCCCACATTCGCGCGTCGTTGATCGGCCCGAGTGTGACGGTTCCCGTCAGCGACGGCAGCCTCGATCTGGGTACCTGGCAGTCGATCCTCTTCGTGGAGTGTGACGGCCCGCGAACCCGGTCGCTGGAAGTCCGGACGGGGTAA
- a CDS encoding NOP5/NOP56 family protein, with the protein MTTEDAWFHALPPDDESAAQARITDGTAEEPADWPQLAVETGYAENAEAYYDVLRSTTLAAAEAAVKERERADDQQLKHAIRAMDDCERTANELAERVAEWAGTRLSDAGTGVEYARELIDGETADPADADLRSLAQRVVELAEEAAELRRTIETTAPDVAPNLSALAGPVLAARLVSLAGGLEALAKKPSGTVQVLGAEDALFAHLQGSAPSPKHGIIYTHEYVSGTDPAQRGSAARALAGKLTIAARIDHYSGDRRPELDAELDERIETIRSRGESA; encoded by the coding sequence ATGACCACCGAAGACGCCTGGTTTCACGCCCTCCCGCCCGACGACGAGTCGGCCGCGCAGGCCCGAATCACCGACGGGACGGCCGAGGAACCGGCCGACTGGCCACAGCTTGCCGTCGAGACAGGGTACGCTGAGAACGCCGAGGCGTATTACGACGTGTTACGTTCGACTACGCTTGCGGCAGCCGAAGCAGCCGTCAAAGAGCGCGAGCGGGCCGACGACCAGCAGTTGAAACACGCGATCCGGGCGATGGACGACTGTGAGCGGACGGCCAACGAACTCGCCGAGCGCGTCGCCGAGTGGGCCGGGACGCGACTGTCGGATGCCGGCACGGGCGTCGAGTACGCTCGCGAGTTGATCGACGGGGAGACCGCCGATCCCGCCGATGCGGACCTCCGCTCGCTGGCCCAGCGCGTCGTCGAACTCGCCGAGGAGGCAGCCGAGCTTCGACGGACAATCGAGACGACCGCGCCCGACGTCGCACCGAACCTCTCGGCGCTCGCGGGACCGGTGCTTGCAGCGCGACTCGTCTCACTCGCCGGCGGGCTCGAAGCGCTGGCGAAAAAGCCCAGCGGGACGGTACAGGTTCTGGGCGCGGAGGACGCGCTGTTCGCCCACCTCCAGGGCTCGGCCCCGTCGCCGAAACACGGGATCATCTACACTCACGAGTACGTCAGTGGGACTGATCCGGCCCAGCGCGGTTCGGCAGCACGGGCCCTGGCCGGCAAACTCACGATCGCCGCCCGGATCGACCACTACAGTGGCGACCGCCGACCCGAACTCGACGCGGAACTCGACGAACGCATCGAGACGATCCGATCGCGAGGTGAATCGGCATGA
- a CDS encoding fibrillarin-like rRNA/tRNA 2'-O-methyltransferase, with translation MTLPDGVERRRFDGAESLATQGEPVYGESVEDGWRRWVPERSKLGAMLELGVDTGLTGGETVLYLGAASGTTVSHVADFAGPTYAVEFAARPTRDLLDVAGDRDRLFPLLKDARAPETYAHVVEPVDAIVQDVATRGQADVALANRRFLKDDGRLSMAVKARSEDVTRDPEDVFDDVLETLEAGYEILERRRLEPYHDDHLAVIARPR, from the coding sequence ATGACTCTGCCCGATGGCGTCGAGCGGCGACGTTTCGACGGGGCGGAATCGCTGGCGACGCAGGGTGAACCTGTCTACGGCGAATCTGTCGAAGACGGGTGGCGACGGTGGGTTCCCGAACGGTCGAAACTCGGCGCGATGCTCGAACTCGGCGTCGATACCGGACTGACGGGCGGTGAGACAGTCCTCTATCTCGGTGCGGCGAGCGGGACGACCGTGAGTCACGTGGCCGACTTCGCCGGGCCGACCTACGCGGTCGAGTTCGCCGCGCGGCCGACGCGGGATCTGCTCGACGTGGCTGGCGATCGCGATCGGCTCTTCCCGCTGTTGAAGGACGCCCGCGCTCCCGAGACGTACGCCCACGTCGTCGAGCCGGTCGATGCGATCGTTCAAGACGTCGCCACGCGCGGCCAGGCGGACGTGGCGCTGGCGAACCGGCGATTTCTGAAAGACGACGGGCGACTCAGTATGGCAGTGAAGGCTCGAAGCGAGGACGTCACTCGGGATCCGGAGGACGTCTTCGATGACGTTCTTGAGACTCTCGAGGCGGGCTACGAGATTCTCGAACGGCGTCGGCTCGAGCCGTATCACGACGATCACCTCGCCGTGATTGCCCGGCCACGATAG
- a CDS encoding glutamate--cysteine ligase: protein METASESPFTELGTLGIEEEFFVVDEYGRPTSGTDTLVYDADPPAILEGHLDHELFKFVIESQTPLIEDPANAEAKLAAVRGALVEHARDHDFEIASAGLHPGAKWRELEHAQKPRYQSQLDRIQYPQHRNTTAGLHVHVGVDDAEKAIWIANRIRWHLPIVLALSVNSPYWNGFDTGLASARAKLFEGLPNTGMPTAFDSFESFQRFERRMIETDSISDRGELWFDVRPHTEYGTVEVRTADAQADIDRVLALVEYVHELVLDFAARYEDGEAVQPVRRELLDENKWRAIRHGRDASFITRDGEGTIDVESVLERDERRLDLDRVISLLAAESGAVRQRRLREDSVDVLYESLLVADPR, encoded by the coding sequence ATGGAGACGGCTTCGGAGAGTCCGTTTACGGAGCTGGGAACGCTGGGTATCGAAGAGGAATTCTTCGTCGTCGACGAGTACGGCCGGCCGACCTCCGGTACCGACACGCTCGTCTACGACGCCGACCCGCCGGCGATCCTCGAGGGCCACCTCGACCACGAGCTGTTCAAATTCGTGATCGAGTCACAGACGCCGCTCATCGAGGACCCGGCGAACGCGGAAGCGAAACTCGCTGCAGTCCGCGGGGCGCTGGTCGAACACGCTCGCGACCACGATTTCGAGATCGCCTCGGCCGGATTGCATCCCGGGGCCAAGTGGCGCGAACTCGAACACGCCCAAAAGCCCCGCTATCAGTCCCAACTCGACCGGATTCAGTATCCCCAGCACCGCAACACGACCGCCGGGCTCCACGTCCACGTCGGCGTCGACGACGCCGAGAAGGCGATCTGGATCGCCAATCGAATCCGCTGGCATCTCCCGATCGTGCTCGCGCTATCGGTCAACTCGCCGTACTGGAACGGCTTTGACACCGGGCTGGCCTCGGCGCGTGCGAAGCTCTTCGAGGGGCTGCCCAACACCGGGATGCCGACGGCTTTCGATTCGTTCGAATCGTTCCAGCGCTTCGAGCGACGGATGATCGAGACGGACTCGATCAGCGACCGTGGGGAACTCTGGTTCGACGTCCGGCCACACACCGAATACGGGACCGTCGAGGTCCGGACGGCTGACGCTCAGGCCGACATCGACCGCGTCCTGGCGCTGGTGGAGTACGTCCACGAACTCGTCCTCGATTTCGCCGCGCGCTACGAGGACGGCGAGGCCGTCCAGCCAGTCCGGCGGGAACTCCTCGACGAGAACAAGTGGCGCGCGATCCGACACGGCCGCGACGCGTCGTTTATCACCAGGGACGGCGAGGGGACGATCGACGTAGAGAGCGTTCTCGAACGCGACGAGCGTCGACTCGATCTGGACCGGGTAATATCGCTGCTCGCCGCGGAGAGCGGCGCAGTCCGTCAACGACGACTGCGCGAAGACAGTGTGGATGTCCTGTACGAATCGTTGCTGGTCGCCGATCCACGCTGA
- a CDS encoding winged helix-turn-helix domain-containing protein, with amino-acid sequence MTEDTDEADAERDVRSRIEEGTDRAIEEFDERLIDVLSWVLDTETRARIYVYLRANPERTSEEVADGTGLYPSTIREALAELHDDGVLTREKREHEGTGNNPYEYSAIAPSELVSDIVEDVQSELNAVVNLDAYLSDEKEETTEPITITVSEPDDDVEDGDSPE; translated from the coding sequence ATGACCGAAGACACAGACGAGGCCGACGCCGAGCGTGACGTTCGTTCGCGCATCGAGGAAGGGACTGACCGGGCGATCGAGGAGTTCGACGAGCGATTGATCGACGTGTTGTCATGGGTACTCGACACCGAAACGCGGGCGCGGATCTACGTCTATCTCCGGGCGAACCCGGAGCGGACGAGCGAGGAGGTCGCTGACGGGACCGGGCTGTACCCGAGTACGATTCGAGAAGCACTCGCGGAACTCCACGATGACGGCGTCCTCACCCGCGAGAAGCGTGAACACGAGGGGACCGGGAACAACCCCTACGAGTACAGCGCGATCGCACCGAGCGAGCTGGTTTCGGACATCGTCGAGGACGTCCAATCGGAGTTGAACGCGGTCGTCAATCTGGACGCGTATCTGAGCGACGAGAAAGAAGAAACGACCGAACCCATCACGATCACGGTCTCTGAACCAGACGACGATGTCGAGGACGGCGACTCGCCCGAGTGA
- a CDS encoding phosphopantetheine adenylyltransferase yields MKVALGGTFDPIHDGHRALFERAFELGDVTVGLTSDDLAPTTRDEGRYVEPYDERLDALEDELSAFAAEYDRDYELRKLQRPTGIATEEQFDVLVVSPETETGGTRINEIREEHGREPLEIEVVDHVLADDGEPISSTRIVRGEIDEHGNLTPDRDGREPVE; encoded by the coding sequence ATGAAGGTCGCGCTGGGGGGCACGTTCGATCCGATCCACGACGGTCACCGGGCGCTGTTCGAGCGTGCGTTCGAACTCGGTGACGTCACCGTTGGACTCACGAGTGACGACCTCGCCCCGACGACTCGAGACGAAGGACGGTACGTCGAGCCCTACGACGAGCGCCTGGACGCCCTCGAGGACGAACTGTCGGCGTTCGCCGCGGAGTACGACCGCGACTACGAACTCCGGAAATTACAGCGACCGACCGGGATTGCGACCGAAGAGCAGTTCGACGTCCTGGTGGTCTCACCGGAGACGGAGACGGGTGGTACTCGGATCAACGAGATCCGCGAGGAGCACGGCCGAGAACCACTCGAGATTGAAGTCGTCGATCACGTGCTGGCAGACGACGGCGAGCCGATCTCGAGTACGCGGATCGTCCGCGGCGAGATCGACGAACACGGGAATTTGACCCCGGACCGCGACGGCCGTGAACCGGTGGAGTAG
- a CDS encoding cyclin family protein: MYRAGDQLANEEWIEAIEAVADRLDLGETARSRATDVFLSNLPDEKRSKQAVLAASVYVGALVAGERRSQSAVAEAADVSRLTVQQRWKELLEETGFDAPEW; this comes from the coding sequence GTGTATCGCGCAGGCGACCAACTGGCCAACGAGGAGTGGATCGAGGCCATCGAAGCTGTTGCTGACCGGCTCGATCTCGGCGAGACCGCTCGCTCGCGCGCGACGGACGTCTTTCTCTCGAACCTGCCGGACGAGAAGCGATCCAAACAGGCCGTCCTCGCCGCGAGCGTCTACGTCGGTGCCCTCGTCGCTGGCGAACGCCGCTCGCAGTCGGCAGTCGCCGAGGCAGCCGACGTCTCACGGCTAACTGTCCAGCAACGCTGGAAAGAACTCCTCGAAGAAACCGGATTCGACGCTCCCGAGTGGTGA
- a CDS encoding PQQ-binding-like beta-propeller repeat protein produces MTSVDSHREDQPIETATLSRRHLLEAGGTAVAAGLAGCTLPGGGSADGDTATLPSCPIDVEESPETYRTHPNDDVRMWRGGLRRLGYYPEETVPESVSVNWSFPINYVGHTAAKSSPVPTPDREQILFAGDTGRVESYAPSGRNDWSTQTNATEKGFHGSAAIVDGVAYIGGYNGDLYAIGVESGEMVWHTTSEDLAGALAIGSSPAYYEGVLYVVAEYWDPSSGALWAIDAETGEPIHVDDRMWGQPHPSATIDLEEERLIAGSNDGAVYCWQFPCLEFEWKFQTGPEGGPDGKTKADGEFNHGAQVKGTAPTFDGRVFVGSWDDHVYCLDVEDGEELWSFETGAIVMSNPAADPNEGVVYVGSSDHYVYALDAETGEEQWSTNVGGRVIGSLTVTDDTVLVGSSGSYVYALEKHTGDPRWRVENRGHVTSAPVPLDGRVYYAERAVVDGYYDDGEFDLVEPGHAYCLVED; encoded by the coding sequence ATGACTTCCGTGGACTCCCACAGAGAGGACCAACCGATCGAGACGGCGACACTATCGCGACGCCATTTGCTGGAAGCCGGGGGGACTGCCGTGGCGGCGGGCCTGGCCGGTTGTACACTGCCGGGTGGAGGCTCCGCAGACGGCGACACGGCGACGTTACCGTCCTGTCCGATCGACGTCGAGGAGTCCCCCGAAACGTATCGGACTCATCCCAACGACGACGTGCGAATGTGGCGTGGCGGCCTCCGTCGGCTCGGCTACTATCCCGAGGAGACCGTCCCCGAGTCCGTCTCGGTCAACTGGTCGTTCCCGATCAACTACGTCGGCCACACGGCCGCCAAATCCAGCCCCGTGCCGACCCCCGATCGTGAGCAGATCCTCTTCGCCGGCGATACCGGTCGCGTCGAATCGTACGCACCATCGGGGCGGAACGACTGGTCGACCCAGACGAACGCGACGGAGAAGGGGTTCCACGGCTCGGCGGCGATCGTCGACGGCGTCGCCTACATCGGCGGGTACAACGGCGATCTCTACGCGATCGGCGTGGAGTCGGGCGAAATGGTGTGGCACACCACGTCTGAAGATCTCGCCGGTGCGCTCGCGATCGGCTCCAGTCCGGCGTACTACGAGGGCGTCCTCTACGTCGTCGCCGAGTACTGGGACCCCTCCTCCGGCGCGCTCTGGGCGATCGACGCCGAGACCGGCGAGCCGATCCACGTCGACGACCGTATGTGGGGCCAGCCCCATCCCTCGGCGACGATCGACCTCGAAGAAGAGCGACTCATTGCCGGCTCGAACGACGGGGCCGTCTACTGCTGGCAGTTCCCGTGTCTCGAATTCGAGTGGAAGTTCCAGACCGGCCCCGAAGGCGGCCCCGACGGCAAGACCAAAGCCGACGGCGAGTTCAACCACGGCGCGCAGGTCAAAGGCACCGCCCCGACCTTCGACGGTCGCGTCTTCGTCGGCTCCTGGGACGACCACGTCTACTGTCTCGACGTCGAAGACGGCGAGGAACTGTGGTCCTTCGAGACGGGTGCCATCGTGATGTCGAACCCCGCCGCCGATCCGAACGAGGGAGTCGTCTACGTTGGAAGCTCGGACCACTACGTCTACGCACTCGACGCCGAGACCGGCGAGGAGCAGTGGTCGACGAACGTCGGCGGTCGCGTCATCGGCTCGCTGACAGTCACCGACGACACCGTACTCGTCGGCTCCTCCGGCTCGTACGTCTACGCCCTCGAGAAGCACACGGGCGATCCACGGTGGCGCGTCGAAAATCGCGGCCACGTCACGAGCGCCCCTGTCCCACTCGACGGCCGGGTCTACTACGCCGAACGCGCTGTCGTCGACGGCTACTACGACGACGGCGAATTCGACCTCGTCGAACCTGGCCACGCCTACTGCCTGGTCGAAGACTGA